In Bradyrhizobium erythrophlei, a single genomic region encodes these proteins:
- a CDS encoding pyridoxal-phosphate-dependent aminotransferase family protein has translation MSKQQGRHFLNIPGPSPVPDRVLRAMDMPVIDHRSAEFAELGKQVFEGCQKIFKTKGPVIVFPSSGTGAWEAAIVNTLSPGDKVLMVETGHFATLWQQMAKRWGLDVEFLPGDWRHGASPTEIEEKLRGDKSHAIKAVMVVHNETSTGVTSRVGEIRAALDRVDHPALLLVDTISSLGSVDFKHDEWKVDVTVSCSQKGFMLPPGLGFNAVSDKARAASKTNKMPRSYWDWEEMLKPNANGFFPYTPATNLLYGLKEAISMMLEEGLDNVFARHKRLAAATRAAVTHWGLEVLCQEPEEYSPVLTAVLMPPGHNADEFRKVTLEKYNISLGSGLSKVAGKVFRIGHLGECNELTLLGALSGVEMGMTAAGVPHRAGGVDAAMKSLEDADKSNAPTHLKMVKP, from the coding sequence ATGAGCAAGCAGCAAGGACGCCATTTCCTGAACATTCCGGGCCCGAGCCCCGTTCCGGACCGCGTGCTTCGCGCCATGGACATGCCGGTCATCGACCACCGCAGCGCCGAGTTCGCCGAACTCGGCAAGCAGGTGTTCGAGGGCTGCCAGAAGATCTTCAAGACCAAGGGTCCGGTGATCGTGTTTCCATCCTCCGGCACAGGCGCCTGGGAAGCGGCGATCGTCAACACGCTGTCGCCCGGCGACAAGGTGCTGATGGTCGAGACCGGCCATTTCGCCACGCTCTGGCAGCAGATGGCGAAGCGCTGGGGCCTCGATGTCGAATTCCTCCCCGGCGACTGGCGTCATGGCGCGAGCCCCACCGAGATCGAGGAGAAGCTGAGGGGCGACAAGTCGCACGCCATCAAGGCGGTGATGGTGGTCCATAACGAAACATCCACCGGCGTGACCAGCCGGGTCGGCGAGATCCGCGCCGCCCTGGACCGGGTCGACCATCCGGCGCTGCTCCTGGTCGATACGATTTCCTCGCTCGGCTCGGTCGACTTCAAGCACGATGAGTGGAAGGTCGACGTCACCGTGAGCTGCTCCCAGAAGGGTTTCATGCTGCCGCCGGGGCTCGGCTTCAACGCGGTCTCGGACAAGGCGCGCGCCGCTTCCAAGACCAACAAGATGCCGCGCTCCTATTGGGATTGGGAGGAGATGCTCAAGCCGAACGCCAACGGCTTCTTCCCCTATACGCCGGCGACCAATCTGCTCTACGGGTTGAAGGAAGCAATTAGCATGATGCTCGAGGAAGGCCTCGATAACGTCTTCGCCCGCCACAAGCGCCTAGCGGCGGCGACCCGCGCCGCGGTCACCCACTGGGGACTTGAAGTGCTGTGTCAGGAGCCCGAGGAATATTCGCCGGTCTTGACCGCCGTGCTGATGCCGCCCGGGCATAACGCCGACGAATTCCGTAAAGTCACGCTCGAGAAGTACAACATCTCGCTCGGCTCGGGCCTCTCCAAGGTCGCCGGCAAGGTGTTCCGTATCGGCCATCTCGGCGAGTGCAATGAACTCACATTGCTCGGCGCGCTCTCCGGTGTCGAGATGGGGATGACGGCGGCCGGCGTGCCGCACCGCGCGGGCGGCGTCGATGCCGCGATGAAGTCGCTGGAAGACGCCGACAAGTCCAACGCACCGACCCATCTGAAGATGGTCAAGCCTTAA
- a CDS encoding MFS transporter: MRLPLKATHVVLGMLCVMYFITYVDRVNIGTAASEIQKELHLSNTQLGLVFSAFAYPYLLFQVIGGWVGDHFGPRRTLFWCGLIWAASTIATGFVTGLTTLFIARVALGFGEGATFPTATRAMQYWTPAGRRGFAQGLTHAFARLGNAITPPLIAALMAWLTWRGSFVLLGVVSLVWGLVWVLYFRNDPKDHPSITPEELATLPPRPSGPKPQVPWGPLVQRMWPVTLTYFCYGWSLWLYLNWLPLFFKNSYQLDIKNSALFASGVFLAGVVGDSLGGILSDGIFKRTGNVRFARLSVIVAGFTGALLSLAPIFFFHEITVVALCLSSGFFFIEIIIGPIWSVPMDIAPKYSGTASGLMNTGSAFAAIVSPLVAGYVIDVTGNWYLPFIMSIGLLLLGGFCAFLMHPETPFEDGGTEVGAGRPQPAE; the protein is encoded by the coding sequence ATGAGGCTTCCGTTGAAGGCGACCCATGTCGTGCTCGGCATGCTCTGCGTGATGTACTTCATCACCTATGTCGACCGGGTGAACATCGGAACGGCTGCGAGCGAGATCCAGAAGGAACTGCATCTTTCGAATACCCAGCTCGGGCTGGTCTTCTCGGCCTTTGCCTATCCCTACCTCCTGTTCCAGGTGATCGGCGGCTGGGTCGGCGATCACTTCGGCCCGCGGCGGACGCTGTTCTGGTGTGGCCTGATCTGGGCGGCCTCGACGATCGCCACCGGCTTTGTCACTGGCCTTACGACGCTGTTCATCGCCCGCGTCGCGCTCGGCTTCGGCGAAGGCGCGACCTTCCCGACCGCGACCCGCGCAATGCAATACTGGACGCCGGCCGGCCGGCGCGGGTTTGCGCAAGGATTGACCCACGCCTTTGCGCGTCTGGGCAATGCGATCACCCCGCCTTTGATTGCGGCCCTGATGGCCTGGCTCACCTGGCGCGGCTCGTTCGTTCTGCTCGGCGTCGTCAGCCTGGTCTGGGGTCTGGTCTGGGTGCTCTATTTCCGCAACGACCCCAAGGACCACCCGTCGATCACGCCGGAGGAACTGGCCACCCTGCCGCCGCGCCCGTCCGGCCCCAAGCCGCAGGTGCCGTGGGGGCCGTTGGTGCAGCGGATGTGGCCGGTGACGCTGACCTACTTCTGCTACGGCTGGAGCCTGTGGCTCTATCTCAACTGGTTGCCGCTGTTCTTCAAGAACAGCTACCAGCTCGATATCAAGAACTCCGCGCTGTTTGCCTCCGGCGTGTTCTTGGCCGGCGTGGTCGGCGACAGCCTCGGCGGCATCCTGTCCGATGGCATTTTCAAGCGGACCGGGAACGTGCGCTTTGCCCGGCTGTCCGTGATCGTCGCCGGCTTCACCGGCGCATTGCTGTCGCTGGCGCCGATCTTCTTCTTCCACGAGATTACGGTCGTGGCGCTATGTCTTTCCTCCGGCTTCTTCTTCATCGAAATCATCATCGGCCCGATCTGGTCGGTGCCGATGGACATCGCGCCGAAATATTCCGGCACGGCCTCAGGCCTGATGAACACCGGTTCGGCCTTTGCCGCCATCGTCTCGCCGCTGGTGGCGGGCTATGTGATCGACGTCACCGGCAACTGGTATCTGCCCTTCATCATGTCGATCGGGCTGTTGTTGCTGGGCGGTTTCTGCGCCTTCCTGATGCATCCCGAGACGCCGTTCGAGGACGGCGGGACCGAGGTCGGCGCAGGGCGACCGCAGCCGGCGGAGTGA
- a CDS encoding pyridoxal-phosphate-dependent aminotransferase family protein, which produces MALHTGRHFLQIPGPTNIPDRVLRAMDRSALDHRGPEFAEFGFAVFSGMQRIFRTKQPVIIFPSSGTGAWEAAIVNTLSPGDKVLLAETGQFAVLWKGIAEKFKLDLEFLPTDWRRGADVAEIEARLASDKLHQIKAVLVIHNETSTGCVTHPLEVRKALNRTNHPALLMVDTISGLASMEYEHDAWGIDISVGGSQKGMMLPPGLSFNAVSEKALAISKANTSLRSYWDWHDMLEFNKIGTFPYTPAINLLFALREAIAMLEEEGLENVFARHKRHAAATRAAAKVWGLELVCLDPNAYSPSLTAVMTPEGHDADAFRKVVLDNFDMSLGTGLGKLKGRAFRIGHIGHFNDLMLMGTLAGVEMGLDLAKVPHRAGGVLAAMDILKNRDVVAMPKAAVA; this is translated from the coding sequence ATGGCCCTGCATACAGGACGGCATTTTCTTCAGATTCCAGGCCCTACCAATATACCGGACCGGGTCCTGCGTGCCATGGACCGGTCGGCGCTGGACCATCGCGGCCCGGAATTCGCCGAGTTCGGCTTTGCCGTGTTTTCGGGAATGCAGCGCATTTTCCGCACCAAGCAGCCCGTGATCATTTTCCCGTCCTCGGGCACCGGCGCCTGGGAGGCGGCCATCGTCAATACGCTGTCGCCCGGCGACAAGGTGCTGCTCGCCGAGACCGGCCAGTTCGCGGTGCTGTGGAAGGGCATTGCCGAGAAGTTCAAGCTCGACCTCGAATTCCTGCCGACCGACTGGCGCCGCGGCGCCGACGTCGCCGAGATCGAGGCGCGCCTGGCCTCCGACAAGTTGCACCAGATCAAGGCCGTGCTCGTCATCCATAACGAGACCTCGACTGGCTGCGTCACGCACCCATTGGAGGTTCGCAAGGCGCTCAACCGCACCAACCATCCGGCGCTGCTGATGGTCGACACCATCTCGGGCCTTGCCTCGATGGAATACGAGCACGACGCCTGGGGCATCGACATTTCCGTCGGCGGCTCGCAGAAGGGCATGATGCTGCCGCCGGGCCTCTCCTTCAACGCGGTCTCCGAGAAGGCGCTCGCGATCTCGAAGGCCAATACGTCGCTGCGGTCCTATTGGGATTGGCACGACATGCTCGAGTTCAACAAGATCGGCACCTTTCCCTATACGCCCGCGATCAACCTGCTGTTCGCGCTGCGCGAGGCGATCGCGATGCTGGAGGAAGAAGGCCTCGAGAACGTGTTCGCCCGCCACAAGCGCCATGCGGCCGCGACCCGCGCTGCCGCCAAGGTCTGGGGCCTCGAACTCGTCTGTCTCGATCCGAACGCCTACTCGCCGTCGCTGACCGCGGTGATGACGCCGGAAGGCCACGATGCGGATGCGTTCCGTAAAGTCGTGCTGGACAACTTCGACATGTCGCTGGGCACGGGCCTCGGCAAGCTCAAGGGCAGGGCGTTCCGCATCGGCCATATCGGCCACTTCAACGATCTGATGCTGATGGGAACGCTTGCGGGCGTCGAGATGGGCCTCGACCTTGCGAAGGTGCCGCATCGTGCCGGTGGCGTGCTGGCCGCCATGGACATCCTGAAGAACCGCGACGTCGTCGCCATGCCGAAGGCGGCCGTGGCGTAA
- a CDS encoding enoyl-CoA hydratase/isomerase family protein: protein MNAPVTATEDLIYKVEDGIARMTFNRPQARNALTFAMYEQMAVICEAINADRSIKALIITGAGDKAFASGTDISQFRAFKTAQDSLDYEARIDRVLGTLEQCRVPVIAAIAGACTGGGAGIAACCDIRIGTEATRIGFPIARTLGNCLSMSNISRLVSLIGPARTKDLIFKARLVEAPEALALGLLNEIVPDVETLQRRADETAKLVAGHAPITLEVTKEAVRRIRRTLSRDEGEDLILKAYMSEDFREGMDAFLNKRAPNFKGK from the coding sequence ATGAACGCCCCCGTCACCGCGACCGAAGACCTGATCTACAAGGTCGAAGACGGCATCGCCCGGATGACTTTCAACCGTCCGCAGGCGCGCAATGCGCTGACCTTTGCGATGTACGAGCAGATGGCGGTGATCTGCGAGGCCATCAACGCCGATCGTTCGATCAAGGCGCTGATCATCACGGGCGCGGGCGACAAGGCATTTGCGTCAGGGACTGACATCTCGCAGTTCCGCGCCTTCAAGACCGCGCAGGACTCGCTTGATTACGAAGCGCGCATCGATCGCGTGCTTGGCACGCTGGAGCAGTGCCGCGTTCCGGTGATTGCGGCGATCGCGGGCGCTTGCACCGGCGGCGGCGCGGGCATTGCCGCCTGCTGCGATATCCGCATCGGCACCGAAGCCACCAGGATCGGCTTCCCGATCGCGCGCACGCTCGGCAATTGCCTGTCGATGTCGAACATCTCGCGCCTGGTTTCGCTGATCGGGCCGGCGCGCACCAAGGACCTGATCTTCAAGGCGCGCCTCGTCGAAGCGCCGGAAGCGCTGGCGCTCGGCCTGCTCAACGAGATCGTGCCCGACGTCGAAACGCTGCAACGCCGCGCCGACGAGACCGCCAAGCTCGTCGCCGGCCACGCGCCGATCACACTCGAAGTCACCAAGGAAGCCGTGCGCCGCATCCGCCGCACGCTCTCGCGCGACGAAGGCGAGGACCTGATCCTCAAGGCCTATATGAGCGAGGATTTCCGCGAGGGCATGGACGCCTTCCTCAACAAGCGGGCGCCGAATTTTAAAGGCAAGTAA
- a CDS encoding outer membrane protein — MKRLLIGISAAASLFTTGAFAADLAVKQPVYTKAPVYVEPVFNWTGFYVGGNVGYSWGRSSDTSTVTNGLGTTFVTTGGSSNLDGIVGGGQIGYNWQMQNWLWGLEADIQGTDEKGSRNFICPAVTCLPPAALALPDVAASVSQKIDWFGTVRGRAGILATPQVLLYATGGLAYGEVKTGETVGVLNSFSSSTTNVGWTVGAGVEGAIGGNWTARLEYLYVDLGHVSGTFGTTLTALGGGFVTTSYNSHITDNILRAGVNYKFGGPVVAKY; from the coding sequence ATGAAGCGCTTGTTGATCGGAATTTCCGCGGCCGCCTCGCTATTCACGACGGGCGCATTCGCCGCCGACCTCGCTGTGAAGCAGCCGGTCTACACCAAGGCCCCCGTTTACGTTGAGCCCGTGTTCAACTGGACGGGCTTCTACGTCGGCGGCAATGTCGGCTACAGCTGGGGAAGGTCGAGCGACACCTCTACGGTCACCAACGGTTTGGGCACGACGTTCGTCACAACTGGCGGCAGCTCGAACCTGGACGGCATCGTTGGCGGTGGCCAGATCGGTTATAACTGGCAGATGCAGAACTGGTTGTGGGGTCTCGAGGCCGACATCCAGGGCACCGATGAAAAAGGAAGCCGCAATTTCATCTGTCCGGCGGTCACATGTCTGCCGCCTGCAGCTCTCGCTCTGCCCGACGTCGCTGCAAGCGTGAGCCAGAAGATCGACTGGTTCGGCACCGTTCGCGGTCGCGCCGGCATCCTCGCCACCCCGCAGGTGTTGCTGTACGCCACCGGCGGTCTTGCTTACGGCGAAGTGAAGACCGGCGAAACGGTCGGCGTCTTGAACAGCTTCTCGAGCTCGACCACCAACGTGGGCTGGACGGTCGGCGCCGGCGTCGAAGGCGCGATCGGTGGTAACTGGACTGCCAGGCTCGAATATCTCTATGTCGACCTTGGCCACGTGTCCGGCACGTTCGGGACCACGCTTACCGCGCTGGGCGGCGGCTTCGTCACCACCAGCTACAACTCCCACATCACCGACAACATCCTGCGCGCCGGCGTCAACTACAAGTTCGGCGGCCCGGTGGTGGCGAAGTACTGA
- a CDS encoding cysteine hydrolase family protein, whose translation MSKTGKKQKKQGSEPMNPETTAIVLIEYQNDFTTPGGVFHDGVKDVMKKNNMLANTIEVATKSRAAGATIMHAPITFAEGYGELTGAPYGILKGVVDNKAFRKGSWGAAIVDSLTPHPEDIVVEGKRGLDAFPSTNLDFILRSKGIRTVALGGFLTNCCVESTMRSAYERGFDVVTLKDCTATLSQEAQDMALTHNFGMFSRPMNHDEFLKLLT comes from the coding sequence TTGAGCAAAACGGGCAAAAAGCAGAAGAAACAGGGGAGTGAGCCAATGAATCCCGAAACAACGGCAATTGTCCTGATCGAATATCAAAACGACTTCACGACGCCGGGTGGCGTTTTCCATGATGGCGTCAAGGACGTCATGAAAAAGAACAATATGCTGGCAAACACAATTGAAGTCGCAACCAAGAGCCGTGCCGCAGGCGCCACGATCATGCACGCGCCCATTACCTTCGCGGAAGGGTATGGCGAGCTTACGGGTGCCCCTTACGGAATCCTGAAGGGCGTCGTCGATAACAAGGCCTTTCGTAAGGGTTCGTGGGGCGCAGCCATCGTCGACTCCCTGACGCCGCACCCCGAAGATATCGTTGTCGAGGGAAAGCGCGGCCTCGATGCCTTTCCCAGCACCAACCTCGATTTTATCCTGCGCAGCAAGGGAATACGGACGGTGGCTCTGGGTGGCTTCCTGACGAATTGCTGCGTAGAGTCGACGATGCGAAGTGCCTACGAACGCGGATTCGACGTCGTGACGCTGAAAGACTGCACCGCCACGCTTAGCCAGGAGGCGCAGGACATGGCGCTGACCCATAATTTTGGAATGTTCTCACGCCCTATGAACCATGACGAGTTCTTGAAGCTTCTGACCTGA
- a CDS encoding class II aldolase/adducin family protein yields MSIASDQDKRHQIIDACREMNRLGINQGTSGNISLRHDDGMLITPTSVPYNAMQVDQIVFMKLDSEPGGGQRPSSEWRFHRDILKARPEVNAVVHAHPPFATVLAIMGREIPAVHYMIACAGGDTIRCAPYATFGTEELSRHAVTALADRSACLLAHHGMIVVGTSLAKAMWLAVEVETLARQYHGCLQIGTPPLLSKAEIENVRTRMAGYGVGEE; encoded by the coding sequence ATGTCTATCGCAAGCGACCAGGATAAGCGTCATCAGATCATCGACGCCTGCCGCGAGATGAACCGGCTTGGCATCAACCAGGGCACCTCAGGCAATATCAGCCTGCGGCATGACGACGGCATGCTGATCACACCGACCTCCGTGCCTTACAACGCCATGCAGGTGGACCAGATCGTGTTCATGAAGCTGGACAGTGAGCCCGGCGGCGGACAACGGCCGTCCAGCGAATGGCGCTTTCACCGTGATATCCTCAAAGCCCGCCCCGAGGTGAATGCGGTGGTCCATGCGCACCCGCCCTTTGCGACCGTCCTCGCCATCATGGGCCGCGAGATCCCGGCGGTGCATTACATGATTGCGTGCGCCGGCGGCGACACCATTCGCTGCGCGCCCTATGCGACCTTCGGCACCGAAGAACTGTCGCGCCACGCGGTTACAGCGCTTGCGGACCGCTCCGCCTGTCTGTTGGCCCATCACGGCATGATCGTGGTGGGAACTTCGCTTGCGAAAGCCATGTGGCTTGCGGTCGAGGTCGAGACGCTGGCGCGGCAATATCACGGCTGCCTTCAGATCGGCACACCGCCCTTGTTGTCGAAGGCCGAGATCGAAAACGTCCGCACCCGCATGGCCGGATATGGCGTCGGCGAAGAATGA